Proteins from a single region of Thermogemmata fonticola:
- a CDS encoding P-loop NTPase family protein, with translation MYAHAAATFRAAGAQDICVQTPAKSGSSENLSGSESLLILAGEDQNRGALLRIWLKPAPPLSPSAIDRLLTPRLEELSRLRPAELVLSGRATVGVYTQTAKSAIDSGIRRIACWSARDGLIIVYDSDREQLGRQIARPDWLARAMPRPVWPVIIGVTGDPNLGKSIFCNVLDSYMQQIGCDGWRLDCDGQSPTPPWYFSLVGDEAAKILREEYKRSWTAEMEAIIVDQLRRSRELFSVLIADLPGGNHKVTPPQRIPPGREHMFAELDAIILLDRPEVSSETAWRQALQPYGLDRRIAAVLTSKDPQGAPSLSVKKDGMLWRGEVTGLNRSASPTELERAFRVGLDELWQPLLDFARRRSADA, from the coding sequence ATGTACGCACATGCTGCGGCCACTTTCCGTGCAGCCGGCGCCCAAGATATCTGTGTACAAACCCCGGCAAAATCAGGTTCTTCTGAGAACTTGAGTGGAAGTGAAAGCTTGCTCATCCTGGCTGGAGAGGACCAGAATCGAGGTGCTCTGCTTCGCATTTGGCTGAAGCCGGCGCCGCCATTGTCTCCGTCCGCGATCGATCGGCTGCTGACACCCCGGCTGGAAGAACTGTCTCGACTGCGTCCCGCCGAGTTGGTACTGAGCGGGCGGGCCACGGTGGGTGTTTATACCCAGACAGCAAAAAGCGCTATTGACAGCGGCATACGCCGGATTGCCTGTTGGTCGGCTCGCGATGGTCTGATTATCGTTTATGATTCTGATCGAGAACAATTGGGCCGCCAAATCGCACGTCCCGATTGGTTGGCACGAGCGATGCCGCGACCGGTCTGGCCGGTGATTATTGGCGTCACGGGTGATCCAAATCTTGGTAAATCGATCTTTTGCAATGTCCTGGATTCGTACATGCAACAAATTGGTTGCGACGGGTGGAGGCTCGACTGTGATGGGCAGTCACCCACTCCCCCGTGGTATTTCAGTCTCGTTGGAGATGAGGCAGCAAAAATACTTCGAGAAGAGTACAAGCGAAGTTGGACTGCGGAAATGGAAGCAATCATTGTTGACCAGTTACGGAGGAGTCGCGAGTTGTTTTCCGTATTGATCGCTGATTTGCCAGGTGGAAACCACAAAGTCACTCCTCCCCAACGAATCCCTCCCGGTCGCGAGCATATGTTTGCCGAGTTGGATGCGATCATCCTTTTGGACCGCCCGGAGGTGTCATCAGAAACCGCTTGGCGGCAAGCTCTTCAACCGTACGGTCTTGACAGGCGGATCGCTGCGGTTTTGACCTCTAAGGATCCTCAAGGTGCTCCTTCACTTTCCGTCAAGAAGGATGGGATGCTGTGGCGCGGTGAAGTGACAGGGCTGAACCGCTCGGCATCGCCGACAGAACTGGAACGCGCTTTCCGAGTTGGATTAGATGAGCTGTGGCAGCCTTTGTTGGACTTCGCACGCCGGAGGTCTGCAGATGCCTGA
- a CDS encoding Gfo/Idh/MocA family oxidoreductase, whose amino-acid sequence MPDHTQSLLIAGVGPHARHFYLPAIATLGSRYGVRLAAAIELEAGRAAAASALSASGLNAEILTVQRFEAEMPEETRQALDAVANRLRPRALIIATDPLCHRPYVLWALQRGMDVLLDKPITTRRNAVSDVNAARDIERDFEEISAAWHTARRQRPIVVSVCAHRRYHPGFEEAIRIVQEVCQQTGCPVTNIYAYHADGQWRLPEEIRTQDHHSYHSGHGKASHSGHHFFDCVYRYYHAGTASGKSADSMTVYASFVQPRGLLRQLTRQDYKRLFGPDYANACPYSDAELDKLFQDFGEVDVNAVITFSKEGVAIGQASLSLLHNSFSRRGWLHPAADLYKGNGRVKHEHHRIHIGPFLTIAIHSYQAKSDHSFSDESDLQLGGNNHFEIHIFRNTRMIGGKEVEVIHLDHLAGFDRSRLYIEQVKEGVVGEFFRYIAGQLPEADLRSPLTDHAIPVRMISAVYESHVKAQQGDNPVIVKPLKR is encoded by the coding sequence ATGCCTGACCATACGCAAAGCCTCTTGATCGCTGGGGTTGGTCCCCACGCTCGGCATTTTTACCTGCCAGCTATCGCTACGCTAGGGTCACGCTATGGCGTCCGTCTCGCAGCCGCCATCGAATTGGAGGCAGGACGTGCTGCCGCTGCTAGTGCCCTATCGGCCAGTGGCCTAAATGCGGAAATACTCACCGTACAGCGCTTCGAAGCAGAAATGCCGGAGGAAACCCGGCAGGCCCTGGACGCTGTTGCCAACCGCTTACGTCCTAGAGCACTGATAATTGCAACGGATCCGTTGTGTCACCGGCCTTATGTACTTTGGGCTTTACAACGCGGTATGGACGTACTGTTGGACAAACCGATTACCACTCGTCGGAATGCTGTAAGCGATGTGAATGCAGCCCGGGACATCGAGAGGGATTTCGAAGAAATCTCGGCAGCTTGGCACACAGCTCGACGACAGCGCCCTATCGTCGTTTCCGTTTGTGCCCACCGTCGTTACCATCCCGGATTTGAGGAGGCAATTCGGATCGTTCAAGAAGTTTGCCAACAAACGGGTTGCCCAGTAACCAATATTTACGCATACCATGCGGACGGCCAGTGGCGATTGCCGGAAGAGATTCGCACTCAGGATCATCACAGTTATCACTCGGGCCATGGGAAGGCCTCCCATAGCGGCCACCATTTTTTCGATTGTGTGTATCGGTATTACCACGCTGGCACAGCTAGTGGCAAATCTGCGGACTCAATGACCGTCTACGCTTCCTTCGTGCAGCCGCGAGGCCTTCTACGACAATTGACTCGCCAAGATTACAAACGATTGTTTGGACCAGACTACGCCAACGCTTGTCCTTATAGCGACGCGGAGTTGGATAAACTGTTTCAAGATTTTGGAGAGGTGGATGTCAATGCAGTGATCACTTTTTCCAAGGAGGGTGTGGCGATTGGTCAGGCTTCCCTGAGTCTCTTACACAATAGTTTTTCGCGCCGGGGTTGGCTTCATCCTGCCGCTGACCTTTACAAAGGTAATGGGCGTGTCAAGCACGAACACCATCGTATTCACATCGGCCCCTTTTTGACTATAGCCATCCATTCTTACCAGGCGAAGTCGGACCACAGCTTCAGTGATGAGTCTGATTTGCAGCTTGGAGGTAACAATCACTTTGAAATCCACATCTTTCGCAACACCCGGATGATAGGAGGAAAGGAAGTTGAAGTAATCCACTTGGACCATTTGGCTGGATTCGACCGTTCACGCCTATACATCGAGCAGGTCAAGGAGGGGGTTGTCGGTGAATTCTTTCGTTACATTGCTGGACAATTGCCCGAAGCTGACTTGCGCTCCCCATTAACCGATCATGCTATTCCCGTGCGGATGATCTCGGCTGTCTACGAATCCCATGTC